A window of Brachybacterium fresconis contains these coding sequences:
- a CDS encoding glycosyltransferase produces the protein MRSKLRNATILGGAGAILVLVLMTVAAGLGSWIVAIIAGLLGIALVVGLCVVVLKVVGHFSSANDRLATRTKNLETRSAALGDRTDALDDGLGTASDRLDEHTGLFTGHEERISGHDERIEDGANRIYGLSRGVDGIRADLVVAAQGLDGVGARLDRGEHVTDELQKDVRRLRSGQDAGKTRLEAIRKDLRTLRARVPAGFLDSVEASVKEVRMTTKTALRTSFESAIQLGRDPRTLLTKSQAARLFTDYLKREEFLQLRPLIEHYDVVDKQSLTTLRALYRFYRAAGYWDLASTVVTKVHEKSQRENDANAVAKIQHEIDLFSQPALVTTELPDGTAHDRQGPILHMVGRVLPETQTGYTLRTQYTALAQARQGLPIAIVGQAGITDRTVENIEQYTHQGIDYFLLPGPQRNEMLIDEWLRVNMVGLAELVQQVRPSVLHAQSDFFNALIVSVVGKKYGIPTVYESRGFWEESWLSRTVTANSWTQGAEMMFSIYGMPAAYELRKHAEEMARLLPDHVFTLAEVMRDHILESAGGRIAGEEVSIVPNAVEAANFPVQDADRELAAEIGLPEDAVVVGYISSIVEYEGIDTLIDGYHLAAVQSATPMCLLLVGDGDYLDTLKAHVERKGIENVFFTGRVPHEDILRYYGLIDLFVVPRKESKVADLVTPLKPFEAFSTGRSVILSDVGALQEIADQSGAVETFRAGSADDLALKIAALIADPARRQELGEKAARWVRNHRSWDRNVNEYYRIYKKLGYDGPENLHLESELALDQRGMNPGELLEQLSTADLPALKGWFTIQDIRQSPESILETGWRFAKFEPVPVARIEDWAHYGNEHRSWGFHLHAWEFMDPLLRAYDESGDAQWLREAVRIAVGWIEIHRAAEDEDDPMAWYDMSQSLRTPRLLALTLRAARVPELRDDAVVLAQAVAWHLDELHQDRAFNPNNNHGFYTAVSQVHAAKYAWMFPDARVTGTEGRARLAQMAESQFAPDGVHLEHSPDYHRMLLNSFELAVNDGLIDDEEVKGRVERAAHVLGWMIQPDGTLVQFGDSPETRIVKDESQSIDPQTQYLLSDGAEGERPTQELAAYGDGGYAFVRSPQPDGPGTLANSGYLAFSAAFHSRAHKHADDLNVVWYDKGQQILTDGGRFGYGDLLPPDSPLRREGFYYAAPERQYVEGTMAHNTLMMDGQDQDRRTRKPYGSGLGECLRTEDGVFDLSARVHHADYIHRRRVVYTPGEELLIKDSVFAQSPETREGTLWFNVAGHFQLDSTSEEVVFVSTVEGRTVRLSIAGPGTLVEPVRGQDEPMRGWRSRQDRSMEPTWSVGFTFPIDTRASVDTRLRLD, from the coding sequence ATGAGGTCGAAGCTGCGCAACGCGACCATCCTCGGGGGCGCGGGGGCGATACTCGTCCTCGTGCTGATGACGGTCGCGGCCGGGCTGGGCTCGTGGATCGTGGCGATCATCGCGGGCCTGCTCGGCATCGCGCTCGTGGTGGGCCTGTGCGTGGTCGTCCTGAAGGTCGTCGGCCACTTCTCGTCCGCCAACGATCGGCTGGCGACGCGCACGAAGAACCTCGAGACACGGTCCGCGGCGCTGGGAGACCGCACCGACGCGCTCGACGACGGGCTGGGGACAGCGTCCGACCGCCTCGACGAGCACACCGGGCTGTTCACCGGGCACGAGGAACGGATCTCCGGTCATGACGAGCGGATCGAGGACGGTGCGAACCGGATCTACGGTCTCTCGCGCGGCGTCGACGGGATCCGCGCCGACCTCGTGGTCGCTGCCCAGGGGCTCGACGGGGTGGGAGCCCGCCTCGATCGGGGAGAGCACGTCACCGATGAGCTCCAGAAGGATGTCCGGCGCCTCCGCTCCGGTCAGGATGCTGGCAAGACCCGCCTCGAAGCGATCCGCAAGGACCTGAGGACCCTCCGTGCACGCGTGCCGGCAGGATTCCTGGACTCCGTCGAGGCGAGCGTGAAGGAGGTGCGCATGACCACGAAGACCGCCTTGCGCACGTCCTTCGAATCGGCGATCCAGCTCGGCCGTGATCCTCGGACGCTTCTGACGAAGAGCCAGGCCGCGCGCCTCTTCACCGACTACCTCAAGCGCGAGGAGTTCCTGCAGCTCCGTCCGCTGATCGAGCACTACGACGTGGTGGACAAGCAGAGCCTGACCACCCTGCGGGCGCTCTACCGCTTCTACCGTGCGGCCGGGTACTGGGATCTCGCGTCGACGGTCGTGACCAAGGTGCACGAGAAGTCGCAGCGCGAGAACGACGCGAACGCCGTGGCGAAGATCCAGCACGAGATCGACCTGTTCTCCCAGCCCGCGCTCGTCACCACCGAACTCCCCGATGGTACGGCCCACGACCGCCAGGGCCCGATCCTCCACATGGTCGGCCGGGTGCTCCCGGAGACGCAGACCGGCTATACGCTGCGCACCCAGTACACGGCCCTCGCCCAGGCGCGTCAGGGCCTCCCGATCGCGATCGTCGGTCAGGCCGGGATCACCGATCGCACGGTCGAGAACATCGAGCAGTACACCCACCAGGGCATCGACTACTTCCTGCTGCCGGGCCCTCAGCGCAACGAGATGCTCATCGACGAATGGCTGCGCGTGAACATGGTCGGGCTCGCCGAGCTCGTCCAGCAGGTGCGCCCGAGCGTCCTCCACGCGCAGTCGGACTTCTTCAACGCGCTGATCGTCAGCGTGGTCGGCAAGAAGTACGGGATCCCCACGGTCTACGAGTCCCGCGGATTCTGGGAGGAGTCGTGGCTCTCGCGCACCGTCACCGCGAACAGCTGGACCCAGGGTGCCGAGATGATGTTCAGCATCTACGGCATGCCGGCGGCCTACGAGCTGCGCAAGCATGCGGAGGAGATGGCGAGGCTCCTTCCCGATCACGTCTTCACCCTCGCCGAGGTAATGCGTGACCACATCCTCGAGTCGGCGGGCGGTCGCATCGCCGGCGAAGAGGTCTCGATCGTCCCCAACGCCGTGGAAGCCGCGAACTTCCCCGTCCAGGACGCGGACCGGGAGCTGGCCGCGGAGATCGGGCTGCCCGAGGACGCCGTCGTGGTCGGGTACATCTCCTCGATCGTGGAGTACGAGGGCATCGACACCCTCATCGACGGCTACCACCTCGCCGCGGTGCAGTCGGCCACGCCCATGTGCCTGCTACTGGTGGGTGACGGCGACTATCTGGACACCCTCAAGGCCCACGTCGAGCGGAAGGGGATCGAGAACGTCTTCTTCACAGGGCGGGTCCCGCACGAGGACATCCTGCGGTACTACGGGCTGATCGATCTGTTCGTGGTCCCGAGGAAGGAGTCCAAGGTCGCGGATCTGGTGACGCCTCTCAAGCCCTTCGAGGCCTTCTCCACGGGGCGCTCCGTGATCCTCTCCGATGTCGGCGCCCTCCAAGAGATCGCCGACCAGTCCGGTGCGGTCGAGACCTTCCGCGCCGGTTCGGCGGACGACCTGGCCCTCAAGATCGCTGCGCTGATCGCCGATCCCGCACGACGCCAGGAGCTCGGCGAGAAGGCTGCTCGCTGGGTCCGGAACCATCGATCGTGGGACAGGAACGTGAACGAGTACTACCGCATCTACAAGAAACTGGGCTACGACGGTCCGGAGAATCTGCACCTCGAGTCCGAGCTGGCCCTCGATCAGCGCGGCATGAACCCCGGTGAGCTCCTCGAGCAGCTCTCGACCGCTGATCTGCCCGCCCTCAAGGGCTGGTTCACCATCCAGGACATCCGCCAGAGCCCCGAGTCGATCCTCGAGACCGGTTGGCGCTTCGCGAAGTTCGAGCCGGTCCCCGTCGCACGCATCGAGGACTGGGCGCACTACGGGAACGAGCACCGCTCGTGGGGCTTCCACCTGCACGCGTGGGAGTTCATGGATCCGCTGCTGCGGGCGTACGACGAGTCCGGGGACGCCCAATGGCTCCGGGAGGCGGTGCGCATCGCTGTCGGCTGGATCGAGATCCACCGGGCCGCCGAGGACGAGGACGACCCGATGGCGTGGTACGACATGTCGCAGTCCCTGCGCACACCGCGGCTCCTCGCCCTCACACTGCGCGCCGCGCGCGTCCCGGAGCTGCGCGACGATGCCGTCGTCCTCGCTCAGGCGGTCGCCTGGCATCTGGACGAGCTGCACCAGGACCGTGCCTTCAACCCCAACAACAACCACGGCTTCTACACGGCGGTCTCGCAGGTCCACGCCGCCAAGTACGCGTGGATGTTCCCGGACGCACGGGTCACAGGGACCGAGGGGAGAGCTCGCCTCGCGCAGATGGCCGAGTCGCAGTTCGCACCGGACGGTGTCCACCTCGAGCACTCTCCCGATTACCACCGGATGCTGCTGAACTCCTTCGAGCTCGCGGTCAACGACGGTCTCATCGACGACGAGGAGGTCAAGGGTCGGGTCGAGCGTGCGGCGCACGTGCTCGGGTGGATGATCCAGCCCGACGGCACTCTCGTCCAGTTCGGGGACTCCCCGGAGACCCGGATCGTCAAGGACGAGTCGCAGTCGATCGACCCCCAGACGCAGTACCTGCTCTCCGACGGAGCCGAGGGCGAACGCCCCACCCAGGAGCTGGCGGCCTACGGCGACGGCGGCTACGCCTTCGTGCGGTCCCCGCAGCCCGACGGTCCCGGAACCTTGGCGAACAGCGGGTATCTCGCTTTCAGCGCCGCCTTCCACTCGCGGGCCCACAAGCACGCCGACGACCTCAACGTCGTCTGGTACGACAAGGGCCAGCAGATCCTCACCGACGGCGGGCGCTTCGGCTACGGCGACCTGCTGCCGCCCGATTCCCCGCTGCGCCGTGAGGGCTTCTACTACGCAGCTCCCGAGCGGCAGTACGTCGAGGGCACCATGGCCCACAACACGTTGATGATGGACGGGCAGGATCAGGACCGCAGGACCCGCAAGCCCTACGGGAGCGGCCTGGGTGAATGCCTCCGGACCGAGGACGGCGTGTTCGACCTCTCCGCCCGCGTCCACCACGCGGACTACATCCACCGCCGCCGGGTGGTCTACACGCCGGGGGAGGAGCTCCTGATCAAGGACTCCGTGTTCGCGCAGTCCCCGGAGACGCGCGAGGGAACCCTCTGGTTCAACGTGGCGGGCCATTTCCAGCTCGACTCCACCAGCGAGGAGGTCGTCTTCGTCTCGACCGTGGAGGGCAGGACCGTCCGGCTCTCGATCGCCGGTCCGGGCACCCTGGTCGAACCAGTGCGCGGCCAGGACGAGCCGATGCGGGGATGGCGCTCGCGCCAGGACCGCTCCATGGAGCCGACCTGGTCGGTGGGCTTCACCTTCCCGATCGATACCCGCGCCTCCGTCGACACCCGCCTGCGCCTCGACTGA
- the wecB gene encoding non-hydrolyzing UDP-N-acetylglucosamine 2-epimerase codes for MAKNIMTIYGTRPEAIKVAPIIKAIENADDLQNIIVVTGQHREMLDQVNTMFGIVPDHDMDIMSAGQSLNGIVAKVISGVDEILEKEQPDAVIVQGDTSTVMGAAVASFNRQIPVVHLEAGLRSGDINSPFPEEANRKLTSQIAALHLAPTSTSKANLTREDVSENDIVITGNSVIDTLLFATRNVDVTFDDPRLEELQQKKAAGNIGPVLLVTAHRRENLGTAMEDIGTAVADLAAKYPALTIVFPIHKNPKVRSAIKPAVEGLDNVVLIEPLAYAQFTRALSLADIVLTDSGGVQEEAPSLGKPVLVMRENTERPEAVVAGTVKLIGTHRQRLVDEVSLLLDSPEAYSAMANAVNPYGDGDAARRTVEAIRWKFGTAGQPEDFRGHTA; via the coding sequence ATGGCCAAGAACATCATGACGATCTATGGCACCCGGCCCGAGGCGATCAAGGTCGCCCCGATCATCAAGGCGATCGAGAACGCCGACGATCTCCAGAACATCATCGTCGTCACGGGCCAGCACCGCGAGATGCTCGACCAGGTCAACACCATGTTCGGCATCGTGCCAGATCACGACATGGACATCATGAGCGCCGGCCAGAGCCTGAACGGGATCGTGGCCAAGGTGATCTCCGGGGTCGACGAGATCCTGGAGAAGGAACAGCCCGACGCCGTGATCGTCCAGGGCGACACGTCCACCGTGATGGGTGCGGCCGTGGCGTCGTTCAACCGCCAGATCCCCGTGGTGCACCTCGAGGCGGGATTGCGCTCGGGTGACATCAACTCGCCCTTCCCCGAGGAGGCGAACCGCAAGCTCACCAGCCAGATCGCCGCTCTGCACCTGGCGCCGACCTCGACCAGCAAGGCGAACCTGACCCGGGAGGACGTCAGCGAGAACGACATCGTCATCACGGGCAACAGCGTGATCGATACCTTGCTCTTCGCGACCCGGAACGTGGACGTGACCTTCGACGACCCGCGGCTCGAGGAGCTGCAGCAGAAGAAGGCTGCTGGGAACATCGGCCCGGTCCTGCTGGTCACGGCGCACCGGCGGGAGAACCTCGGCACGGCGATGGAGGACATCGGCACGGCGGTGGCGGACCTCGCCGCGAAGTACCCGGCGCTGACGATCGTGTTCCCGATCCACAAGAACCCGAAGGTCCGCTCCGCCATCAAGCCTGCGGTGGAGGGCCTGGACAACGTCGTGCTCATCGAGCCCTTGGCCTATGCGCAGTTCACGCGGGCTCTCAGCCTGGCCGACATCGTGCTCACGGACTCCGGCGGCGTGCAGGAAGAGGCTCCCAGCCTCGGCAAGCCCGTTCTCGTGATGCGCGAGAACACCGAGCGGCCGGAGGCCGTGGTCGCCGGGACCGTCAAGCTGATCGGCACGCACCGCCAGCGCCTGGTCGACGAGGTCTCGCTCCTGCTCGATTCCCCCGAGGCGTACTCCGCGATGGCGAACGCGGTGAACCCCTACGGCGACGGGGACGCAGCACGCCGCACCGTGGAGGCGATCCGATGGAAGTTCGGCACGGCCGGTCAGCCGGAGGACTTCCGCGGGCACACGGCCTGA
- a CDS encoding ABC transporter ATP-binding protein, protein MAADSDESAARIDDAIAADDQRWEAPADSPVTVVADNVRMRYKVLRTDRTPRSGLRGKLQRKQMVSVAALRGVSFAARSGEFIGIIGRNGSGKSTLLRTLAGLESPSSGTVLTTSRPVLLGVSAAMIPELTGAENVKLGALAMGLTPDQAEDVFENVVELSALGEAIDLPMKTYSSGMGSRLKFAISLAADPSILMIDEALATGDATFAERSKKAMDRLLEKAGTVFLVNHAAQTIENMCSRAIWMERGQVVLDGDAVEVARKYRWFAHNLAQGKEEKAAGLLRDALLEGEAQRRAERLFPVSSEEAASTAGGASADALEFEPDPFTRVYDRTHLSPRKTFPSTVLPDDPT, encoded by the coding sequence ATGGCGGCGGACAGTGACGAGAGCGCAGCCCGGATCGACGACGCCATCGCGGCCGACGACCAGCGGTGGGAGGCGCCCGCGGACTCGCCGGTGACGGTCGTCGCAGACAACGTCCGGATGCGGTACAAGGTCCTGCGCACGGACCGCACTCCCCGCTCCGGTCTCCGCGGCAAGCTCCAGCGCAAGCAGATGGTGAGCGTTGCGGCGTTGCGGGGGGTCTCCTTCGCGGCCCGCTCGGGAGAGTTCATCGGCATCATCGGGCGCAACGGCTCCGGGAAGTCGACCTTGCTGCGCACCCTGGCCGGTCTCGAGTCGCCCAGCTCGGGAACGGTCCTGACGACCTCCCGCCCGGTGCTGCTGGGCGTGAGTGCCGCCATGATCCCCGAGCTCACGGGGGCCGAGAACGTGAAGCTCGGCGCGCTGGCCATGGGTCTCACCCCGGACCAGGCGGAGGATGTCTTCGAGAACGTGGTCGAGCTCTCCGCCCTGGGCGAGGCGATCGACCTCCCCATGAAGACCTACTCCTCGGGCATGGGGTCGCGGCTGAAGTTCGCCATCTCCCTGGCGGCGGATCCGTCGATCCTCATGATCGATGAAGCGCTCGCGACCGGTGACGCCACCTTCGCGGAGCGATCGAAGAAGGCGATGGATCGGCTGCTGGAGAAGGCGGGCACCGTTTTCCTGGTCAACCATGCGGCCCAGACGATCGAGAACATGTGCTCCCGTGCGATCTGGATGGAGCGCGGCCAGGTCGTGCTCGACGGCGATGCCGTCGAGGTCGCACGCAAGTACCGCTGGTTCGCCCACAACCTGGCCCAGGGCAAGGAGGAGAAGGCCGCAGGCCTGCTCCGCGACGCCCTCCTCGAAGGAGAGGCGCAGCGCCGGGCCGAGAGGCTCTTCCCCGTCTCCTCCGAGGAGGCGGCGTCCACGGCCGGCGGCGCGTCCGCCGACGCCCTGGAGTTCGAGCCGGACCCGTTCACCCGGGTCTACGACCGAACGCATCTCTCGCCGCGCAAGACCTTCCCCTCCACGGTCCTTCCGGACGACCCGACCTGA
- a CDS encoding ABC transporter permease has protein sequence MANDPKAAQQVMSRLEARGLQAEGLTPVGVRPDLGEYLAQLWQRRHFIWTDARHRVSTQNSRNHLGSVWLVLRPMLDAALYFVVFGLVLNMSRGVDNFAAYVVIGILMFRSTMRSVSQGTSTLQSGRPMIRAFSFPRASLPLSAELRDMLQMQYTIGVVLVMIMLIPPHELPRISWLLIIPIYVLQFVLNLGINLVVSRLGFLIPDISQFMTVVGRFLMYSSGVIFPIERFLDNPTVNAVVQANPIYQMIKMYRQVLMDGGVPPLESWLILSGWAFGFLLFGFLFFWRGEASYGGGQ, from the coding sequence ATGGCCAATGATCCCAAGGCCGCCCAGCAGGTCATGAGCCGGCTCGAGGCGCGGGGGCTCCAGGCCGAGGGCCTCACTCCCGTCGGCGTCCGTCCTGACCTCGGCGAGTACCTGGCGCAGCTGTGGCAGCGTCGGCATTTCATCTGGACCGATGCTCGCCACCGGGTGTCGACGCAGAACAGTCGCAACCATCTGGGCAGCGTGTGGCTCGTTCTGCGTCCGATGCTGGATGCTGCGCTCTACTTCGTGGTCTTCGGTCTCGTCCTGAACATGTCCCGAGGCGTGGACAACTTCGCGGCGTACGTCGTGATCGGCATCCTCATGTTCCGCTCGACCATGCGGAGCGTCAGCCAGGGCACGAGCACCTTGCAGTCCGGCAGACCGATGATCCGAGCCTTCTCCTTCCCCCGGGCATCTCTGCCGCTCTCGGCGGAGCTGCGCGACATGCTGCAGATGCAGTACACGATCGGCGTCGTGCTGGTGATGATCATGCTGATCCCGCCCCATGAGCTTCCGCGGATCAGCTGGTTGCTGATCATCCCCATCTATGTGCTCCAGTTCGTCCTGAATCTGGGCATCAACCTCGTCGTTTCGCGCCTGGGCTTCCTGATCCCGGACATCAGCCAGTTCATGACCGTGGTGGGGCGGTTCCTGATGTACAGCTCCGGCGTGATCTTCCCGATCGAGCGGTTCCTGGACAACCCGACGGTGAATGCGGTCGTACAGGCCAATCCGATCTATCAGATGATCAAGATGTATCGGCAGGTGCTCATGGACGGCGGGGTGCCGCCGCTGGAATCCTGGCTGATCCTCAGCGGTTGGGCCTTCGGCTTCCTGCTCTTCGGGTTCCTCTTCTTCTGGAGAGGGGAGGCGAGCTATGGCGGCGGACAGTGA
- a CDS encoding glycosyltransferase family 4 protein, whose translation MNTDHRRPPAPQLTGGRRRELTRNVRLLLQAGLQHLADDPALFAIQVSRRLPFSLRIGLGRALQQLSGRFPGLGSLGSLMAGRHDIAEALLDKADDADARALSRLSGEVAVLLDRPDLLSAATPATTRARAAWARGDLHRAVDILESSGAGGSRYARRLHSELQLLEPGFRMPTDRSPDPEERPEGPGGRPLRALHLLTNSLPHTQSGYSLRSHRILTALRESDVDSIALTRTGYPVMVGMLAARDEDVVDGIRYLRSLPAALPQTQSERLQHEIDVALRLVDEFRPDVLHATTNYLNALVAQTVARARGLPWVLEVRGLMEQTWVASHSTLEGRRSAEKSEKAALIAAREAELASDADAVVTLSRTMADELVARGVDDREITLVPNGVDDSLFEDGVDPATARTSVGLDRSAGVPEDAFLVGAASALVEYEGFDVLLRAVAVLTGDETVPWEMRDRVHVVLVGDGTARPGLVSLAEELGISDRVHLPGRVPRESARRWVEALDTVIVPRQDLAVSRLVTPQKPIEALALGRPLIVSDLPALREVLTTDQGTACARFVEPGSPADLARAISHALLDDGDAVAESAVGRTMARKRSWSEQVRRYRVVYEQILNSRGGGDADGQ comes from the coding sequence GTGAACACGGATCATCGGCGACCTCCGGCTCCGCAGCTGACCGGGGGAAGGCGCCGCGAGCTGACGCGGAACGTCCGGCTCCTCCTGCAGGCCGGACTCCAGCATCTCGCCGACGACCCGGCCCTGTTCGCGATCCAGGTGAGCCGCCGCTTGCCCTTCTCCCTTCGGATCGGGCTGGGACGGGCCCTCCAGCAGCTCTCGGGCCGTTTCCCCGGGCTCGGCTCGCTCGGCTCGCTGATGGCCGGGCGGCACGACATCGCAGAAGCCCTCCTCGACAAGGCCGACGATGCGGACGCACGAGCGCTCTCGCGGCTCTCGGGTGAGGTCGCGGTGCTGCTGGACCGACCCGACCTGCTCTCGGCGGCCACCCCGGCGACGACCAGAGCACGCGCGGCCTGGGCGCGAGGCGATCTGCACCGGGCCGTCGACATCCTCGAGAGCTCCGGTGCGGGAGGATCTCGGTACGCCCGACGCCTGCACAGCGAGCTGCAGCTGCTCGAGCCGGGCTTCCGGATGCCGACGGACCGCTCACCCGATCCGGAGGAGCGGCCCGAGGGCCCCGGCGGCCGTCCCCTGCGGGCCCTGCACCTGCTGACCAATTCTCTGCCGCACACCCAATCCGGGTACTCCCTGCGCAGCCACCGCATCCTGACCGCTTTGCGTGAGAGCGACGTCGACTCGATCGCCCTGACCCGCACGGGCTACCCGGTGATGGTCGGGATGCTCGCGGCCCGGGACGAGGACGTCGTCGACGGGATCCGCTACCTCCGGTCGTTGCCCGCCGCTCTGCCGCAGACCCAGAGCGAGCGCCTGCAGCACGAGATCGACGTGGCGCTGCGCCTCGTGGACGAGTTCCGCCCCGATGTCCTCCACGCCACGACGAACTATCTCAACGCCCTGGTCGCACAGACCGTCGCGCGGGCGAGGGGACTGCCCTGGGTGCTCGAGGTCCGGGGACTGATGGAGCAGACCTGGGTGGCCTCGCACAGCACGCTGGAGGGTCGCCGCTCGGCCGAGAAATCCGAGAAGGCCGCCCTGATCGCGGCTCGCGAGGCCGAACTGGCGAGCGATGCCGACGCGGTCGTCACCCTCTCGCGCACCATGGCCGACGAGCTCGTCGCACGGGGCGTGGACGACCGCGAGATCACCCTGGTCCCCAACGGGGTCGACGACTCGCTCTTCGAGGACGGCGTCGACCCTGCGACGGCCAGGACATCCGTCGGGCTGGACCGGAGCGCGGGCGTCCCCGAGGACGCCTTTCTGGTCGGCGCGGCCAGCGCGCTCGTGGAGTACGAAGGCTTCGACGTCCTGCTGCGGGCTGTGGCGGTGCTCACGGGGGACGAGACGGTGCCGTGGGAGATGCGCGACAGGGTCCACGTCGTCCTCGTCGGCGACGGCACGGCGCGTCCCGGCCTGGTCTCCCTGGCTGAGGAACTCGGCATCAGCGACCGTGTCCACCTCCCCGGGCGAGTGCCGCGCGAGAGCGCGCGCCGGTGGGTGGAAGCACTCGACACGGTCATCGTTCCGCGGCAGGATCTCGCGGTATCGCGGCTGGTCACGCCGCAGAAGCCGATCGAAGCGCTGGCCCTGGGCCGGCCGCTGATCGTCTCGGACCTTCCGGCGCTGCGCGAGGTCCTCACGACGGACCAGGGCACGGCGTGCGCACGATTCGTCGAACCGGGATCGCCGGCGGATCTGGCACGTGCGATCTCCCACGCCCTGCTGGACGACGGGGACGCCGTCGCGGAGAGTGCGGTGGGCCGGACGATGGCGCGAAAGCGCTCCTGGTCCGAACAGGTGAGACGATACCGCGTGGTGTACGAGCAGATCCTGAACAGTCGCGGAGGAGGTGACGCGGATGGCCAATGA
- a CDS encoding ABC transporter ATP-binding protein, which translates to MTDSPAPQPPGTDSSAPDLTQAETATDSATGPAASEPVVSLEAISQRYITDSGDVVHALAETDLHIPEGQFVCVVGPSGCGKTTLLKIIAGFLDPTGGTARYRDQKITGPGSERGVVFQQPNLYPWFTVRENVALGMRIRKVGKKQRRQKAQEYLEMVGLGDFGDTRPYELSGGMQQRAQIARVLANETDVILMDEPFGALDAITRSRLQADVLQLQRTEHRTVFFITHDVDEAVFLGDRVLVMSARPGRVVLDQDVTLSAQAGRTLGEEMRRLPEFIELRERVAGAIER; encoded by the coding sequence GTGACCGACAGCCCCGCCCCGCAGCCCCCCGGGACCGACAGCTCGGCGCCCGACCTCACCCAGGCCGAGACCGCGACCGATTCCGCGACCGGGCCCGCCGCCAGCGAGCCCGTCGTCTCCCTCGAGGCCATCTCCCAGCGCTACATCACCGACTCCGGGGACGTGGTCCACGCCCTGGCCGAGACCGACCTGCACATCCCCGAAGGCCAGTTCGTGTGCGTGGTGGGCCCCTCCGGCTGCGGCAAGACGACCCTGCTGAAGATCATCGCCGGCTTCCTGGACCCCACCGGCGGCACGGCCCGCTACCGCGACCAGAAGATCACCGGCCCCGGCTCCGAGCGCGGCGTGGTGTTCCAGCAGCCCAACCTCTACCCCTGGTTCACGGTGCGCGAGAACGTGGCCCTGGGCATGCGGATCCGCAAGGTGGGCAAGAAGCAGCGCCGCCAGAAGGCGCAGGAGTACCTCGAGATGGTGGGACTGGGGGACTTCGGCGACACCCGCCCCTATGAGCTCTCCGGCGGCATGCAGCAGCGAGCGCAGATCGCCCGCGTGCTGGCCAACGAGACCGACGTGATCCTCATGGACGAGCCCTTCGGGGCCCTCGACGCGATCACCCGTTCCCGCCTGCAGGCCGACGTGCTCCAGCTGCAGCGCACCGAGCACCGCACCGTCTTCTTCATCACCCACGACGTGGACGAGGCCGTGTTCCTCGGCGACCGCGTGCTGGTGATGAGCGCCCGCCCCGGTCGGGTGGTGCTCGACCAGGACGTCACGCTGTCCGCCCAGGCCGGCCGCACCCTGGGTGAGGAGATGCGCCGCCTGCCGGAGTTCATCGAGCTGCGGGAGCGGGTCGCCGGGGCGATCGAGCGGTGA